The following coding sequences lie in one Cryptococcus gattii WM276 chromosome L, complete sequence genomic window:
- a CDS encoding uncharacterized protein (Similar to TIGR gene model, INSD accession AAW45102.1), producing the protein MASPAPQGDQGDLPPPWIRQFDPSYQTYFYVNPTTNPPTTSWTHPSLAEGQVHPEQAQAIDEARQTGGNNQGEAAKFLNSGSVADPATGSYNQQAQIQGAGGQNPETGERGLGSMVSGLMGKTSNNNQYGYNQQQYPQYPQYPQQQQSGGSKLGFGTGMAAGGAALLAGKLLSNVIGHHHHSSGGMFGGAGGYHHSMGPPPFMGGGGPPRGGHHGGHHGGGMFGGGPGDFGGGPPGRCPSISPRAQPTAQPHITLKLKHSMADRANYSSSEEEEEGEEEQLAEDRLSPSPPPSKKKKLSSTPTKSSTASKGKQSIKLTLGPQHAHLRQPSSSSSTSAGSASNQGKKSYDWLQPSAAGASHSGPLERERERERSAHSPGDPSVPSASVASAVSNSSTKSLGMSPAEEAIGGLLDESVDDNVVINGNNNNDDPPSLKKGKETVPKAKRSHHKKASDAPPGPGKNWKKGMKKAASGASGVKLENEGTPASTPAFSAISRETSLDPLGLLSPRLAPETQSTTTTPAPAPPPSASRAPSPPFIPADPTTLGFPVFSHPIVPPKIHLGTFPKVTSFFAPINGGDSGPFPRKEKVRNWTFQEKGIVGVGGGVMKFKSWARGPTSELERALQEEKEAQTPQRQQPKAAKGTNATSTPAPQIGVDPTASASTSSTPAPPNTTITADSMTVVNNERPSVSRANSFDKSVNASPGPPPGDDESENGSEDAGPISTPPAAGGKKKMGSAPGKKKGKTPKSKLAQEIVIKDDNDEGTQVEMTAE; encoded by the exons ATGGCATCTCCAGCTCCCCAAGGTGACCAGGGAGACCTTCCCCCTCCATG GATCAGACAGTTCGATCCCAGCTACCAGACATACTTTTACGTCAATCCCACTACGAACCCGCCCACCACCTCGTGGACCCACCCCAGCCTCGCAGAGGGGCAAGTCCATCCAGAGCAGGCGCAGGCCATCGACGAAGCTCGGCAGACGGGAGGCAACAACCAGGGCGAGGCTGCAAAGTTCTTGAACTCGGGAAGCGTTGCCGATCCTGCGACGGGGAGCTACAATCAGCAAGCGCAGATCCAGGGTGCTGGTGGGCAGAATCCAGAGACTGGTGAGAGGGGACTGGGCAGCATGGTCAGCGGTCTGATGGGTAAGACCAGCAACAACAAC CAATATGGCTACAACCAGCAGCAGTACCCGCAGTACCCGCAGTACCcgcagcagcagcagtcTGGCGGTAGCAAGCTTGGGTTTGGGACGGGTATGGCTGCGGGCGGTGCTGCTTTGCTCGCAGGGAAGCTGCTCTCCAATGTCATCGGG caccaccaccactCATCGGGCGGCATGTTCGGTGGCGCAGGTGGTTACCACCACAGCATGGGTCCTCCTCCCTTCATGGGCGGTGGTGGGCCTCCTCGTGGCGGGCACCACGGAGGGCATCACGGCGGTGGGATGTTTGGCGGTGGTCCCGGTGACTTCGGCGGTGGTCCACCCGGGCGATG TCCATCCATATCCCCTCGCGCCCAGCCTACGGCGCAGCCACACATCACCCTCAAACTCAAACACTCAATGGCCGACCGCGCCAACTACTCTTCCtctgaagaggaagaagaaggcgaagaagaacagCTAGCAGAGGACAGACTTTCTCCATCCCCACCACCTTCTAAAAAGAAAAAGCTTTCTTCCACACCTACCAAATCGTCCACAGCTTCAAAGGGAAAACAGAGCATAAAACTTACTCTTGGACCTCAACATGCCCATTTACGACAGccttcctcgtcttcatcaacTTCTGCGGGCTCTGCATCGAATCAGGGAAAGAAGAGCTATGACTGGCTACAACCCTCTGCAGCTGGTGCTTCGCATAGCGGACCTCTTGAACGTGAGCGCGAACGCGAGCGGAGCGCACACTCACCTGGTGATCCATCCGTCCCATCCGCCTCTGTTGCCTCTGCCGTTTCAAACTCATCGACGAAAAGCCTAGGCATGTCGCCCGCTGAAGAAGCGATTGGTGGTCTTCTCGATGAGTCTGTTGACGACAACGTCGTCATCAATggcaacaacaacaacgATGATCCGCCTAGTCTgaaaaagggaaaggaaaCTGTACCAAAAGCGAAGCGTAGTCACCATAAGAAGGCGTCTGATGCACCTCCAGGTCCTGGAAAAAattggaagaagggtatGAAAAA AGCCGCATCAGGAGCATCAGGGGTCAAGCTTGAAAATGAAGGCACGCCGGCAAGTACGCCTGCATTTTCAGCCATCAGCCGAGAAACCTCACTGGATCCACTCG GCCTTCTCTCTCCACGCCTCGCCCCGGAAACCCAAAGTACAACGACAACTCCAGCCCCTGCCCCGCCCCCTTCAGCTTCCCGTGCTCCCTCCCCGCCCTTTATCCCCGCCGATCCCACCACCCTCGGCTTTCCCGTTTTCTCCCATCCCATCGTTCCTCCCAAAATTCACCTCGGCACGTTTCCCAAAGTCACTTCCTTCTTCGCACCAATAAACGGTGGCGATTCAGGACCGTTTCcaaggaaagaaaaagtTCGGAATTGGACGTTTCAGGAAAAGGGGATCGTGGGTGTCGGTGGGGGCGTGATGAAATTTAAATCTTGGGCAAGAG GCCCGACATCGGAATTGGAACGAGCGCtccaagaagaaaaagaagcTCAAACTCCACAACGTCAGCAACCGAAAGCAGCCAAAGGCACCAACGCAACGTCCACCCCTGCGCCTCAAATCGGTGTTGATCCCACTGCATCAGCATCCACATCCTCTACCCCCGCGCCTCCCAACACCACAATCACAGCGGATAGCATGACGGTTGTGAATAACGAGCGCCCAAGTGTGAGTCGGGCGAATTCGTTTGACAAGAGTGTGAATGCAAGTCCCGGTCCTCCTCCGGGTGACGATGAGAGTGAGAATGGAAGTGAAGATGCGGGTCCGATCAGTACGCCCCCGGCAGCAGgtggcaagaagaaaatgGGTAGCGCTCctgggaagaagaagggcaagacGCCAAAGTCGAAATTGGCACAGGAAATTGTCATTAAAGATGATAATGATGAAGGCACACAGGTTGAGATGACTGCAGAGTGA
- a CDS encoding uncharacterized protein (Similar to TIGR gene model, INSD accession AAW45101.1) — protein MVEEAVTLDLLDAHTRVTKTNYRLGWPSSPRDTVTISKTLVDSHTIIDISTSLPRSRHEPSYLRPSPPYVRAHVSLLAWCIQLPSSSPSDNIPDGKARISYFWSWNPKGTWAVGGGVPQHLPSLIVGLVDYIREKSDRVPVLLGYGPDVSIGSVSYDTSRVTLGVHYAIVNNGAENAETESLRRQVEFGLSSTQSWDIQINVKTQSGKETPSTFWTSFVGQVPTVDPNTRAPKRLILRFAHSALEPGEELVRVNVSIEQTTGSTAGVRINGIPITIERMRPTDETGQGQAPKRPLLEDTASMTGVSLRTISTIVDKQERRKDEREGVVQKGISSLVKRNYIYFTSLLQEPEAKWKPVLDSRGVAIHQLDSIDKTLVVYRAEAVFVGVGIWDLFAVVATPGARPVWDKTHEEASLVEDVNELTDIWHMQSKAAWPVSARDSVMLRTTYKSPSSVHLFGFSIDDTNLFPCIPPSTDPTVIRTQIDLQGWSIESLSPNTTQVTLLEQSDPRGWSGKGSIPQVMLGTLAGIGDFAIKHGGPPGGGGGGGGGNDSGSDASSLRSVSTEGSKESIECEIRCNADQWSSSFAVVIDPPQQSISALRRHRLSPNGGGLWLTIEHDPTLLKSNGKVVITVRRGAPTQGSKTYVTVNGSKIKVDVEDLPEAKVQLLKKQKRARPTRAPLDQPPGLTVRKKSSMDMATASAALSQVSPGLGSASSTLTKVAMPFSRWYNFATETTRSALVPIPPASPLPQVGLSPVEAAVNALSQLTRMHADRDGESTTPEGWLPVSDRDGLKIEKKVVPHVSETFPVFRAGRIIEGFTAEEVSSAASSLKANERFEKPVVLEEYGHGIKTAHVVAHTTFPFRGRSLLVASIVARMPDPPPPSPSMHGPQTPLSTIFHARTSNFDASITNLDPSKYNPTSFPPGNIILEGWIFETIDPYSHEQYAIPSTRCMYIASVDYSCSMPLSVNNMLNSSLPRSLLAIEGLLKNEGPPCRARDPDMAVLAPEEKDRIVGKKIIWGLKTVEEARLGVQEINDDSEYSLTVTIHPSAAATPSFSRSETLSPILKHNDSRTSVNSRSTVIDLGEEIRKGKKDLVVMEVEVGSRAVTNGCIIELTAVSLPVALHSSLSPDSPAGTITEHSAALDSGARDAASIGTLPLTLPSTTIDLPFRPTIISLAPSVLQTASLDPSSPARHLLRVTLPTSGYDAPINDPLTGPGTPLPRPRWLLDLINDGAVVQLKLKTAPETESLPTGAGTDGEGKDENGCARASYMYQGEEIAVQDEKRGKHQGLRDATRQNLPQIVSLPLSTGGNEIDAGGMKGVRGLNKPLAVQQEFLKEGVKSANVEEKKEKGGDEAEGERPVEAQPVLSPVPRPALVEQPRYSYNFWRYSRLPRFSTSTPSTVPGTPVKPQSSPPLDSAMATQPDGTLVLQTGGSGNGPLSAVKVAETAQARELTGILRPVTSLPGLIIACIVCFLFGSLLRSLLTDADFVIYQPSSLSGILPDIHGAGPWRELRRLAEWKIGWDRDLVIAIARRRG, from the exons ATGGTCGAAGAGGCTGTCACGCTCGACCTGTTGGATGCGCACACGAGGGTGACCAAGACAAACTACAGACTCGGGTGGCCATCAAG TCCCCGTGACACAGTAACAATATCCAAGACGCTCGTCGATTCCCACACCATCATAGACATCTCAACTTCTCTCCCTCGGTCTCGGCACGAGCCATCCTACCTTCGTCCATCTCCACCGTATGTCCGCGCCCACGTTTCCCTTCTTGCGTGGTGCATCCAGCTCccctcatcttcaccttccGACAACATTCCAGACGGCAAAGCCCGTATATCTTACTTTTGGAGTTGGAATCCGAAAGGAACTTGGGCCGTCGGTGGAGGAGTTCCACAAcatcttccatccttgATTGTAGGACTGGTCGACTATATCCGAGAGAAGAGTGATCGAGTTCCTGTGCTTTTAGGGTATGGTCCAGATGTTTCCATAGGCTCAGTATCGTACGATACGTCGCGCGTCACGCTAGGTGTGCATTATGCGATCGTCAACAATGGGGCAGAGAATGCAGAGACAGAGAGTCTCAGACGGCAAGTAGAATTTGGCCTGTCTTCAACACAAAGCTGGGATATACAGATCAATGTGAAAACGCAATCGGGCAAAGAGACGCCCTCGACATTCTGGACTTCTTTTGTAGGTCAAGTTCCAACCGTCGACCCGAACACTCGCGCACCCAAGAGACTCATCCTCCGATTCGCCCATTCAGCATTAGAGCCCGGCGAAGAGCTTGTGCGTGTTAATGTGTCGATTGAACAAACTACGGGATCTACAGCAGGAGTGCGGATCAATGGTATCCCGATCACTATTGAACGTATGCGCCCCACAGACGAAACAGGCCAGGGCCAGGCGCCAAAAAGACCGTTATTAGAGGATACTGCCAGCATGACAGGGGTGTCCCTGAGAACTATCAGTACCATCGTGGATAAGCAAGAGAGACGAAAGGATGAAAGGGAAGGGGTCGTTCAAAAAGGCATATCAAGCTTGGTGAAACGGAATTATATCT ACTTTACGTCCTTGTTACAAGAACCCGAGGCCAAATGGAAGCCCGTACTAGACTCTAGGGGAGTTGCGATTCATCAACTCGATTCCATAGATAAAACGCTCGTCGTTTACCGCGCAGAAGCAGTGTTTGTCGGTGTAGGGATATGGGATCTTTTTGCGGTGGTTGCTACTCCAGGAGCGAGACCGGTATGGGATAAGACGCATGAGGAAGCGTCTTTAGTAGAAGACGTCAATGAGTTGACAGACATATGGCATATGCAGTCGAAAGCTGCTTGGCCTGTATC TGCGCGTGATTCTGTCATGCTCCGAACAACTTATAaatctccttcttctgtcCATTTGTTTGGGTTCTCGATCGACGACACCAATCTTTTCCCTTGCATTCCTCCATCTACTGACCCGACAGTCATCCGTACCCAGATCGACCTCCAAGGATGGTCAATCGAATCCCTATCACCCAATACCACCCAGGTCACCCTTCTGGAGCAGTCGGACCCTAGGGGATGGTCAGGCAAGGGAAGCATACCGCAAGTCATGCTGGGAACATTGGCAGGTATTGGTGACTTCGCCATCAAACATGGTGGTCCCCCC GGCGGTGggggtggtggtggtggtggtaATGACTCTGGGAGCGATGCGAGTTCTTTGCGATCGGTCAGCACCGAGGGGTCAAAGGAATCAATAGAGTGTGAGATTCGCTGCAATGCTGATCAATGGTCCTCTTCATTCGCCGTTGTGATCGATCCGCCTCAACAATCCATCTCTGCTCTCCGAAGACATAGACTCTCGCCTAATGGAGGTGGTTTATGGTTGACTATAGAGCATGACCCCACTTTGCTTAAAAGTAATGGGAAAGTAGTCATCACTGTCAGAAGAGGTGCTCCAACGCAAGGTTCAAAGACATACGTCACAGTTAACGGGAGCAAGATTAAAGTGGACGTTGAAGATTTACCCGAGGCCAAGGTCCAGCTCCTCAAAAAGCAAAAACGAGCTCGACCCACAAGAGCGCCGCTTGACCAACCCCCTGGTCTGACTGTACGTAAAAAGTCCAGTATGGACATGGCTACTGCATCCGCGGCTCTCTCCCAAGTATCACCGGGCCTTGGATCAGCTTCGTCAACATTAACAAAAGTGGCTATGCCATTTTCAAGATGGTACAATTTCGCAACAGAAACGACACGTTCGGCTCTTGTACCGATCCCTCCCGCATCACCTTTGCCGCAAGTTGGGCTGTCGCCAGTGGAAGCGGCTGTTAATGCCCTGAGCCAGTTGACGAGAATGCATGCAGATCGCGATGGAGAATCTACCACGCCTGAAGGATGGTTACCTGTCTCTGATCGGGATGGTCTCAAGATTGAGAAAAAGGTTGTACCGCACGTTTCTGAGACGTTCCCCGTCTTCCGAGCTGGCCGGATTATCGAGGGATTCACCGCTGAGGAAGTTAGTTCAGCAGCTTCTAGTTTAAAAGCAAACGAGCGGTTTGAAAAACCCGTGGTGTTGGAAGAGTATGGGCATGGCATCAAGACCGCACATGTGGTGGCGCATACTACGTTCCCTTTCCGAGGAAGAAGTCTACTGGTAGCAAGCATCGTAGCGAGAATGCCCgatcctcctcctccgtcGCCATCTATGCACGGTCCTCAAACTCCATTGTCTACCATCTTCCATGCGCGTACCTCCAATTTCGATGCCTCCATAACCAATCTTGACCCGTCGAAATACAATCCTACAAGTTTTCCGCCAGGTAACATCATCCTTGAAGGCTGGATATTTGAAACGATCGATCCATACTCGCATGAGCAGTATGCTATCCCTTCCACTCGGTGTATGTACATCGCCAGCGTTGATTACTCTTGCAGCATGCCTCTTTCGGTGAACAACATGCTCAATTCTTCGCTTCCTCGAAGTCTACTTGCTATAGAGGGGCTTCTCAAGAATGAGGGCCCACCTTGCAGAGCAAGGGACCCGGATATGGCGGTACTGGCGCCCGAAGAGAAGGATAGAATTGTTGGCAAGAAGATTATTTGGGGCTTGAAGACTGTCGAAGAGGCAAGATTAGGAGTTCAAGAGATAAACGATGATTCCGAATACTCTCTCACTGTGACCATCCACCCTTCAGCCGCTGCAACCCCATCTTTCTCGAGAAGTGAGACTCTTAGTCCGATCTTGAAGCATAATGACTCTCGCACAAGCGTCAATAGCAGATCCACAGTCATTGACTTGGGCGAGGAGATCAGGAAAGGCAAAAAGGATTTGGTGGTCATGGAAGTTGAAGTTGGAAGTCGCGCAGTGACAAACGGGTGTATAATCGAACTCACTGCTGTATCTTTGCCTGTGGCCTTGCATTCATCACTCTCGCCTGATTCCCCTGCTGGGACTATAACCGAACATTCTGCTGCATTGGACAGTGGTGCCCGTGATGCAGCAAGCATCGGTACCTTACCGTTGACTCTTCCTTCGACAACTATTGATTTACCTTTTAGACCAACTATCATTTCTCTTGCGCCTTCCGTCCTCCAGACAGCTTCTCTTgacccttcttctcctgcTCGCCACTTGTTACGAGTCACTTTGCCGACGTCTGGTTATGACGCTCCTATCAATGATCCACTCACGGGCCCAGGGACTCCATTGCCCAGACCTCGTTGGCTGTTGGATTTGATCAACGACGGGGCAGTGGTTCAGCTAAAGCTGAAAACCGCGCCTGAAACCGAAAGCTTGCCAACAGGAGCTGGGACTGATGGCGAAGGAAAGGATGAGAATGGTTGTGCGAGAGCAAGCTATATGTATCAAGGGGAAGAGATTGCGGTTCAAGACGAAAAGCGCGGCAAGCACCAAGGCTTACGGGATGCGACGAGACAGAATCTACCGCAAATCGTCAGTTTGCCTTTGTCTACAGGAGGAAATGAGATCGATGCTGGTGGAATGAAGGGAGTGAGAGGTTTGAACAAGCCGCTAGCAGTTCAGCAGGAATTTTTAAAGGAAGGAGTAAAGTCGGCAAATgtggaggaaaagaaggaaaaaggcGGTGATGAGGCCGAGGGCGAAAGACCTGTCGAGGCTCAG CCGGTCTTATCGCCTGTACCTCGACCGGCTCTTGTCGAGCAGCCACGGTACTCTTATAATTTCTGGCGGTACTCTCGTCTCCCTCGTTTCAGCACTTCCACACCAAGTACAGTCCCCGGTACTCCTGTTAAACCCCAATCATCACCGCCACTTGACTCTGCTATGGCAACGCAGCCAGACGGCACGCTGGTTCTCCAGACTGGAGGATCAGGAAATGGTCCACTGTCAGCCGTCAAGGTAGCAGAAACCGCGCAGGCAAGAGAGCTGACGGGAATTTTACGCCCTGTTACTTCATTGCCTGGGTTAATCATTGCTTGTATTGTTTGTTTCCTCTTTGGTTCGTTATTGCGTTCCCTTCTTACCGACGCAGACTTTGTGATTTACCAGCCGTCGTCTCTGTCGGGAATATTGCCGGACATTCACGGCGCTGGGCCTTGGCGTGAGCTTAGAAGATTGGCAGAATGGAAGATTGGATGGGATAGGGACCTCGTTATTGCGATTgcgaggaggagaggatga